One segment of Streptomyces sp. NA02950 DNA contains the following:
- a CDS encoding aldehyde dehydrogenase has protein sequence MTTDRQSTYGHWIGGGWRAPGRGHYPVLNPATEETVGHAPEAAAAEVDAAVRAARAAYDGWSRTAPRERAAVLDRVAALLAERAPDLVPLLQAETGATLRVTSALQVPPAVDRFRRYARGAVETDTLPLAPLPVAATPLAPGGLIGAAAVRRPLGVVACITSYNFPLANLAGKAAPALAMGNTVVAKPAPQDPLCCLELGPLLKEAGLPDGVFNVVTGSRAAVGEALVAHPGVDMVSFTGSTTVGKKIAESAGRSMKRTLMELGGKGAAIVLGDADERVIASAVGAVGSTFSFHSGQICTAPTRVLVHRSLYEKVIAALTHYARSLKIGDPVDNSTIVGPLISAAQRDRVEAYLAGAREQGARIVVGNERPALKPGFYAAPALVADADPEMAIAQEEVFGPVVVALPFDDEDEAVRIANGTPYGLYDYVFSADAGRAWSLAARLRSGNVGINTAQRHPETPFGGFKDSGVGRDGGSFGLHAYSELQSLVWAS, from the coding sequence CCGTGCTCAACCCCGCCACCGAGGAGACCGTCGGCCATGCCCCCGAGGCGGCCGCGGCGGAGGTCGACGCCGCGGTCCGGGCCGCCCGCGCCGCGTACGACGGCTGGTCGCGCACCGCCCCACGGGAACGCGCCGCCGTACTCGACCGCGTGGCCGCCCTTCTGGCCGAGCGCGCCCCCGACCTGGTGCCCCTCCTCCAGGCGGAGACCGGTGCGACGCTGCGCGTCACCTCGGCGCTGCAAGTGCCCCCGGCCGTCGACCGCTTCCGCCGCTATGCGCGCGGCGCCGTCGAAACGGACACCCTTCCGCTCGCCCCGTTGCCCGTGGCCGCCACCCCGCTGGCGCCCGGCGGGCTCATCGGGGCGGCCGCGGTCCGCCGCCCCCTGGGTGTTGTCGCCTGTATCACCTCCTACAACTTCCCTCTCGCGAATCTCGCGGGCAAGGCCGCCCCGGCCCTGGCCATGGGCAATACGGTGGTGGCCAAACCGGCCCCGCAGGATCCCCTGTGCTGTCTTGAACTCGGCCCGCTGCTGAAGGAGGCCGGGCTCCCGGACGGTGTCTTCAATGTCGTCACCGGCTCGCGCGCGGCGGTGGGCGAGGCACTGGTCGCCCACCCCGGTGTCGACATGGTCAGCTTCACCGGATCCACCACTGTGGGGAAAAAGATCGCCGAGTCCGCGGGGCGGTCGATGAAGCGCACCCTGATGGAACTCGGGGGCAAGGGCGCGGCCATCGTCCTGGGGGACGCCGACGAGCGAGTGATCGCGTCGGCGGTCGGGGCGGTCGGCTCGACCTTCTCCTTTCACAGCGGGCAGATCTGCACGGCGCCGACCCGCGTGCTCGTCCATCGATCGCTGTACGAGAAGGTCATCGCCGCACTCACACACTACGCACGGTCACTCAAGATCGGTGACCCTGTGGATAACTCCACGATCGTCGGCCCGCTCATCTCCGCGGCCCAGCGCGACCGCGTCGAGGCGTATCTCGCCGGAGCCCGTGAGCAGGGAGCCCGCATTGTCGTGGGCAACGAACGCCCCGCCCTCAAACCCGGTTTCTACGCTGCCCCCGCCCTTGTCGCCGACGCCGACCCCGAGATGGCCATCGCGCAGGAGGAGGTGTTCGGCCCGGTCGTCGTGGCCCTGCCGTTCGACGACGAGGACGAGGCGGTACGGATCGCGAACGGCACCCCGTACGGCCTCTACGACTACGTCTTCAGCGCCGACGCGGGCCGAGCCTGGTCCCTCGCCGCCCGGCTGCGCAGCGGAAACGTCGGCATCAACACCGCCCAGCGCCACCCCGAGACCCCCTTCGGCGGGTTCAAGGACAGCGGTGTGGGCCGCGACGGCGGCTCGTTCGGCCTGCACGCGTACAGCGAACTCCAGTCGCTCGTCTGGGCCTCCTGA
- a CDS encoding MFS transporter, translated as MTQTTGLPEASEQDEQRPEPAARRAPRLRLPHGAPHRAWLVAAIGFVTIIGAAGFASLPGLLIDPLHEEFGWSRGTIGFAVSVNLALYGLTAPFAAALMDRFGMRKVIAGALVVIAAGGGLTVFMTAPWQLILCWGVLVGLGSGSMALAFAATITNRWFVARRGLVTGILTAGGASGQLVFLPLLSWIVEDHHDWRPAAVTVAVTALAIVPFVWLLMRDYPSDVGLTAYGADGPPVPRPAPRRGAARRAVTALTSAARGGTFWLLAGTFAICGASTNGLIKTHFVPAAHDHGMPVTVAASLLAVIGVFDILGTVASGWFTDRFDARRLLAVYYALRGLSLMFLPILLADAVHPPMIFFIVFYGLDWVATVPPTMALCRERYGEDSAIVFGWVLASHQVGAGLVAFLGGAARDAFGSYNLVWYASGALCAVAALMALVIRRTGPVAAEPVPSAA; from the coding sequence GTGACACAGACAACCGGACTCCCCGAAGCCTCGGAACAGGATGAGCAGCGGCCCGAACCGGCCGCGCGACGGGCACCCCGCCTACGCCTCCCCCACGGCGCCCCGCACCGGGCGTGGCTGGTCGCCGCCATCGGGTTCGTGACGATCATCGGGGCGGCCGGTTTCGCCTCGCTGCCCGGTCTGCTGATCGATCCGCTCCATGAGGAGTTCGGCTGGTCGCGCGGCACGATCGGATTCGCGGTCTCCGTCAATCTCGCCCTCTATGGGCTCACCGCGCCGTTCGCGGCCGCCCTGATGGATCGCTTCGGCATGCGAAAGGTCATCGCCGGTGCCCTCGTCGTGATCGCGGCGGGCGGCGGGCTGACGGTCTTCATGACGGCCCCGTGGCAGCTCATCCTCTGCTGGGGCGTGCTCGTCGGCCTCGGCAGCGGCTCCATGGCGCTCGCGTTCGCCGCGACCATCACCAACCGGTGGTTCGTCGCCCGGCGCGGGCTGGTGACCGGCATCCTCACCGCTGGCGGGGCCTCCGGGCAACTGGTCTTCCTGCCGCTGCTCTCCTGGATCGTCGAAGACCACCACGACTGGCGCCCCGCCGCCGTGACCGTCGCGGTCACCGCGCTGGCGATCGTGCCGTTCGTCTGGCTGCTCATGCGCGACTACCCGTCGGACGTGGGGCTCACCGCCTACGGCGCCGACGGTCCGCCCGTCCCGCGGCCCGCGCCACGGCGGGGCGCGGCCCGGCGCGCGGTCACCGCGCTCACCTCGGCCGCCCGCGGCGGCACCTTCTGGCTGCTCGCCGGGACCTTCGCGATCTGCGGCGCCTCCACCAACGGCCTGATCAAGACGCACTTCGTCCCCGCGGCGCACGACCACGGGATGCCGGTGACGGTCGCCGCGAGCCTGCTCGCGGTCATCGGGGTCTTCGACATCCTGGGGACGGTGGCCTCCGGTTGGTTCACCGACCGCTTCGACGCGCGGCGGCTGCTGGCCGTCTACTACGCGCTGCGCGGGCTGTCGCTGATGTTCCTGCCGATCCTGCTGGCCGACGCGGTGCATCCGCCGATGATCTTCTTCATCGTCTTCTACGGACTCGACTGGGTCGCCACCGTGCCGCCGACCATGGCGCTGTGCCGGGAGCGGTACGGCGAGGACAGCGCGATCGTCTTCGGCTGGGTGCTGGCGTCCCACCAGGTGGGGGCGGGGCTCGTGGCCTTCCTGGGCGGCGCGGCGCGCGACGCGTTCGGCTCCTACAACCTCGTCTGGTACGCGTCGGGCGCGCTGTGCGCGGTGGCGGCCCTGATGGCGCTGGTGATCCGGCGGACCGGGCCGGTCGCGGCCGAGCCGGTGCCGTCCGCCGCCTGA
- a CDS encoding flavin reductase family protein, which produces MMGHAGMAATAVRYLRAVGSPTSTPRAVDPLPPPELRCIRADERVPFGPAEFRRVLGHFASGVTVITTADEEGPTGFACQSFTSLSLVPPLIAFMVARTSTTWPRIARTGVFCVNVLGADQGELCRGFAVSASVRPDKFAGVAHEPSPATGSPRLTGVPAWIDCTVHTVHTGGDHLVVVGRVGALGTDETAAQAGPLLFHRGGFGALAPAS; this is translated from the coding sequence ATGATGGGACATGCCGGTATGGCCGCCACCGCCGTCCGCTATCTGCGCGCGGTCGGCTCACCGACCTCGACACCGCGCGCGGTGGATCCGCTGCCCCCACCCGAGCTGCGCTGCATCCGGGCGGACGAGCGCGTTCCGTTCGGCCCCGCCGAATTCCGCCGGGTGCTGGGGCACTTCGCGAGCGGCGTCACCGTGATCACGACCGCCGACGAGGAGGGCCCGACGGGCTTCGCCTGCCAGTCCTTCACCTCGCTGTCCCTGGTTCCACCGCTGATCGCCTTCATGGTCGCCCGCACCTCCACCACCTGGCCGCGGATCGCCCGCACCGGGGTCTTCTGCGTCAATGTCCTCGGCGCGGACCAGGGCGAGCTGTGCCGGGGCTTCGCGGTGAGCGCGTCCGTACGGCCGGACAAGTTCGCGGGCGTCGCCCACGAACCGTCCCCGGCCACCGGCTCGCCCCGGCTCACCGGCGTTCCGGCGTGGATCGACTGCACGGTGCACACGGTGCACACCGGTGGTGACCACCTGGTCGTGGTCGGCCGGGTGGGTGCGCTCGGTACGGACGAGACGGCGGCGCAGGCGGGGCCGCTGCTCTTCCACCGGGGCGGGTTCGGCGCCCTCGCTCCCGCGTCGTAG
- a CDS encoding Zn-dependent alcohol dehydrogenase, with protein sequence MRGVVFDGTEARVVDDLEIRDPGPGEVLVRVVAAGLCHSDLSVIDGTIPFPVPVVLGHEGAGVVEAVGPAVGHVTRGDHVALSTLANCGTCPDCDRGRPTMCRAAIGRPSRPFSRPGDQRLFNFASNSAFAERTLVKAVQAVKIPEQIPLTSAALIGCGVLTGVGAVLNRARVDRGESVVVIGAGGIGLNVLQGARIAAASPVVAVDSNPAKEPLARHFGATHFVPSAEAVREVLPTGADHAFECVGSTHLIRQAVDLLDRHGQAVLLGVPPAAAEASFQVSSLYLDKSILGCRYGSSRPQRDIALYADLYRRGRLLLDELITRSYPVEDFAKAADDAHHGRVARAVLTF encoded by the coding sequence ATGCGAGGCGTCGTCTTCGACGGCACGGAGGCGCGGGTCGTCGACGACCTGGAGATACGGGACCCCGGCCCCGGCGAGGTGCTGGTGCGCGTCGTCGCCGCCGGACTCTGTCACAGCGATCTGTCGGTCATCGACGGCACCATCCCCTTTCCCGTCCCGGTCGTCCTCGGTCATGAAGGGGCGGGTGTCGTCGAGGCGGTCGGCCCTGCCGTCGGCCATGTGACCCGTGGCGACCATGTCGCGCTCTCCACCCTCGCCAACTGCGGAACCTGTCCGGACTGCGACCGCGGCCGTCCCACGATGTGCCGGGCGGCCATCGGCCGGCCGTCCCGGCCGTTCTCCCGCCCCGGCGATCAACGGCTGTTCAACTTCGCCTCGAACTCGGCCTTTGCCGAACGCACCCTGGTCAAGGCCGTTCAGGCGGTGAAGATCCCCGAACAGATCCCGCTCACCTCGGCCGCCCTCATCGGCTGCGGTGTCCTCACCGGCGTCGGCGCCGTGCTCAACCGCGCCCGGGTGGACCGCGGCGAGTCCGTCGTGGTCATCGGCGCCGGGGGGATCGGGCTCAATGTGCTCCAGGGGGCCCGTATCGCCGCGGCTTCCCCGGTCGTGGCCGTCGACTCCAACCCCGCCAAGGAGCCGCTGGCCCGGCACTTCGGCGCGACCCACTTCGTCCCGTCCGCCGAGGCCGTCCGGGAGGTCCTGCCGACCGGCGCGGACCACGCCTTCGAATGCGTCGGCTCCACGCACCTCATCCGGCAGGCCGTCGATCTGCTCGACCGGCACGGCCAGGCGGTGCTGCTCGGCGTCCCGCCCGCCGCCGCCGAAGCGTCCTTCCAGGTCTCCTCGCTCTATCTGGACAAGTCCATCCTGGGCTGCCGCTACGGCTCCTCCCGCCCCCAGCGCGACATCGCCCTGTACGCCGACCTCTACCGGCGGGGCAGACTGCTGCTGGATGAACTGATCACCCGCAGCTATCCGGTGGAGGACTTCGCCAAGGCCGCCGACGACGCCCACCACGGACGGGTGGCACGGGCCGTGCTCACCTTCTGA
- a CDS encoding GlxA family transcriptional regulator encodes MPRTKTAEGRHRVVVLALHGVIPFELGIPYRIFGKARSPGGHHLYDVVTCTPEPGAVRTDADFPITVELGPEALAEADTIVVPASYELGPVFDEGRLPAALAAALAHARPGTRWVSICTGSFVLAAAGLLDGRPATTHWHSTDHFQRLFPAITVDPDVLFVDDGDVLTSAGVASGLDLCLHIVRRDHGTAVANEVARRSLVPPHRDGGQAQYIRRPLPEPEQATTTAARAWALGRLDRPISLRELAAQESMSVRTFTRRFREETGVSPGQWLAAQRVERARHLLEDTELSVDRIARDAGFGTPASMRQHLQAALGVSPTAYRRTFRTGTAAASPSVAFSESSEPPGSPESSESFESFESSERAVRR; translated from the coding sequence ATGCCCCGGACGAAGACAGCCGAAGGGCGCCACCGTGTGGTCGTGCTCGCCCTGCACGGCGTGATCCCCTTCGAACTCGGCATCCCCTACCGGATCTTCGGCAAGGCCCGCTCCCCCGGGGGTCACCACCTGTACGACGTGGTGACCTGCACCCCCGAGCCCGGTGCGGTACGGACCGACGCCGACTTCCCGATCACGGTGGAGCTCGGTCCGGAGGCCCTGGCCGAGGCCGACACCATCGTGGTGCCCGCGTCGTACGAACTCGGGCCGGTCTTCGACGAAGGCAGGCTGCCCGCGGCGCTCGCCGCCGCGCTGGCCCATGCCCGCCCGGGCACCCGCTGGGTGTCCATCTGCACAGGCTCCTTCGTGCTCGCGGCGGCCGGTCTGCTCGACGGCCGTCCGGCCACCACGCACTGGCACAGCACCGACCACTTCCAGCGGCTCTTCCCGGCCATCACGGTCGACCCGGACGTGCTCTTCGTGGACGACGGCGATGTGCTCACCTCCGCCGGTGTCGCCTCCGGGCTCGATCTGTGCCTGCACATCGTGCGGCGCGACCACGGCACGGCCGTGGCCAACGAGGTGGCCCGGCGCAGCCTGGTGCCGCCGCACCGCGACGGCGGCCAGGCGCAGTACATCCGCCGTCCGCTCCCCGAGCCTGAGCAGGCCACCACGACGGCGGCGCGGGCCTGGGCCCTGGGCCGTCTGGACCGCCCCATCTCGCTGCGTGAGCTGGCCGCCCAGGAGTCGATGAGCGTACGGACCTTCACCCGGCGCTTCCGCGAGGAGACCGGGGTCAGCCCCGGCCAGTGGCTGGCGGCGCAGCGGGTCGAACGCGCACGGCACCTGCTGGAGGACACCGAACTGTCCGTGGACCGGATCGCGCGGGACGCGGGTTTCGGCACCCCCGCGTCGATGCGCCAGCACCTTCAGGCGGCGCTCGGTGTCTCGCCGACGGCCTACCGGCGCACCTTCCGCACCGGGACCGCGGCCGCGTCTCCTTCCGTCGCGTTCTCCGAGTCGTCCGAACCGCCCGGCTCGCCGGAGTCGTCTGAGTCGTTCGAGTCGTTCGAGTCGTCGGAGCGGGCGGTCAGAAGGTGA